In the genome of Segnochrobactrum spirostomi, the window GCGCCGCGGCGGCGGCGTAGGCGGCGAGCGCGGCGGACTCGCCCGGCCGCTCGGCATCGGGGAATATGTTGCGGGCGATCGCTGCCGCCAAGTCGTCGAGATCGCCCGAATCGAGGGCGGCGACATAGGCCGAGAGGCGGCCGTAGAAGGCGGCGATCATCTTCTTGATGCGCTTCGGCACGGCGGTATCGCCGACGCCCATCTCGCGCAGCGAGCGGTCCATGTCGCGCATGAAGAGATCGAACAGGGCCTGGCTGCCGGTCTCGTCCGCCCCGCCCGGTCCGCGTAGGCGGCGGCAGATGAGGACGATGTGGAGAACCACCATGTCGAAGCGCCCATCGAGCGTATCGGGCACGGCGAAGGACGTGTAGAACGTGGGCTGCCGCGCCTGCGCCACGATCGCCCCATAGAGCGCGAAGGGTTCGGGTTCGTTGCGGCGAAACAGCTTGAAAATCATGCGCGCGGCGCCATCGCCTCGTTGCAGGAATTCAGCGCCTTGGGCTACTGATTTTCGCTCCGGGCGGCGCTCGGATACCGGGCGCGGACGCGGCCGGCGCGGCGTTCGAGGACCACTATCGCAGCTTTCGGAGGAAGCCAAGGTGCAGCGTGACGACGACTTGCCGTTCGAGGGGCGCCCCGCCTCACCGTCTCTCCCGGGCGTCCTGTCTTCGGCCGGTGCGCGCCTGCGGCGCTCCGGTGCCGCGGGACTGATCGCCGTTCTGGTCGGAGCCGGGCTTCTCGCCGGCTGCGGAACCAGCGAAACGCTGACCCACGGTTACGTGATCACGCCCGATGCGCTGGCCCAGGTGCCGATCGGCGCGAGCCGCGAGCAGGTGCTTCTCGCCCTCGGCACGCCCTCGACCACGTCCACGGTCGGCAACGGCGTCTTCTATTACATCACCCAGACCACCCGCCGGCAGATGGCCTTCATGATGCCGAAGGTGATCGATCAGCGCGTCGTCGCCATCTATTTCGACGAGCAGGGCCATGTGAAGCAGATCGCCGATTACGGCCTCAAGGACGGCAAGGTCTTCGATTTCTACGCTCAGAAGACGCCGACCGGCGGCGCCGATTTCGGCTTCATCGGTCAGGTCATCCACGGCTCGTCCACCATCGGGCCGTCGATCGGCAAATAAGGCGGAGCGCCGGCGCGGCGCGTCCCGTCCCACGGAACAGAGCGGCGCGGTCCGGAAGGGCCGCGCCGCTTTTCGTTGCCACCTGGCCATTAAGTGCGGTCCCATGGGTGGGCCGCCGTTAACCGGGCGCTTACCGTGCCGGTCCACACTGCGCGTCCTAAGCAGTGTGGAGTGGCGTCAGCATGGTCGATCTCGCCTTCGCGGCGGAGCTCATGCGCCGGGAGCCGGTCTCCGGGAGCGGCACCGTCGCGCGGTGCGCCCGCTGGGGTCTCGTCGCCGCCGGCATCACCGTCGCCGCCTTCCTCGCGGGCCGGGCGCTGACGCCCGAGGCCCGTGCCGTCGCCCGCATCACCGTCGCCGATCCGGCCGCCGACGTCGCCTTGCGCGACGCCCAGGTCGCCGCCGCGGCGCAGCTCATCCAATCTCCCGAATTCCTGCGCGTCGCCGCACGCGCCCTCGACGACGGCCGGGCCGAAGCGTTGACCCGCAGCCTCGTGCCCGCCGCCCCAGGCTCGCGCGTCGTCGCCGCGCTCGGCCTGCCGGGGCCCGCCGCCACTGCCGAGGACGCCCGCGTCGGGCGGCTCGCCGAGGCGATGAGCGTCAGCCGTTACGGCACCGATTCGCTGGCCGTCGCCCTCGATGCCGACGATGCCTCGGACGCCGTGCGGGCCGCGAACGCGGTCGCCGATTCCTATGTGACGATGACCGGCGACGTGACCGGCGGTCCCAAGGCGCACATCGCCTTGCGCGCCGAGCCGATACGGGCGCGGGACAATCTGATGATCGGCCTTGCCGCGCTGGCCGCCGGTCTCGCCGCGGCCGGGCTCGGGCTCGGGCTCGACCTGTGGACCCTGTACCGGCGGGCGACCGCCCATTTCGTGCCGGAGGCGCCGAGCATCGTCGATGCGGTGCCCGTGGATATCCGCCTGCCGGCGGCCGGGGCCGCGACCCCGGCGAGCCGGCGCTCGGCGGCGGCGATCTGGGCCTCGCGTCCGGAGGAGGGCGGCTCGATCGCGGTGGTGGCGACGGGATCGGCGGTCGGCTCGGGCGCCGTGGCGCGCCTTCTTGCCGGGGCCGGAGACGCGGCACCCGCGGTGCTGGTCGATCTCTCCGCGGAGGCCGCGGCCGCACCGAAATCGCCGTTCGGGGCGCTCGCCGCCGGCGAGGCGTCCTTCGCCGAAGCCATCATCCGCACCGGCAACGGCCGCTCCTATCTGCTGCGCGGTTGCCGGGCCGATCTCGGCGCCGGCGCCGAGCGCATCCAGGCGGTCGTCGAAGCCCTCGTCCACGCCTATGACCGCGTCGTCGTGCACCTCGCGCCGCAGGATGCGGCGGTGCTCGCCGAGCGTCCCTGGAAGGGGCTCGGGGCGGTCCTCCTCGTCACCGACCGCGACGCCTGCGCTCCCGGCGTGCGCGCCGCCCACGAGCGCCTCACCCGCTTCGCCGGCGGACCGGTCATCGTCGCCGCCCTCGAGGGCCCGGTCGCCGAGCGCCGGGGATCGAGCACCCCGCACGCGCTCAAGGCGGCCTGAGCGGGCGGCTCACGTCTTCGGCTTGCGTTCCATCCACCAGATCACGGCGCCGGCGGGGATCGTCCAGACGAGGCCTGCGACGGCGTAGAACACCATGCCGATGCCGTGGCCGTGGACCGCCATGATCGGCGCGCCGATCGCCATCACGGTGAGCGAATAGACCGTCACGAACGCGACGAGCACCACCGTCCCAATCAGCTTGCGCAGGCGTGGCGCGATCATCCCCGGTTCCTCCCGATTTCGTTTCGTCGTCGTCCGGATTCGCGACCCGGTGTCGCGGCGGTCGCGAAAATGGCGCGCCGCTGCCGTTCCCACCCTATACAATCGCCGCACGGGAACGGACACCATGACGATCACGACGCCTCGAACGACCCCATCGCATGCCGCCTCTGCCGCCGCCGCGGCGAGCCTTAACCCGACGACGCTTGCCCGCCGCCGCGCCGCCATCCGCACGTGGCTCGTCGCCGTCGCCATCATGATCATCGCCATGATCGTCGTGGGCGGCGCCACGCGGCTCACCGAATCCGGCCTCTCGATCACCGAGTGGAAGCCGATCCACGGTGTCCTGCCGCCGCTCAACGCCGCGGAATGGCAGGAGGAGTTCCTCAAGTACCAGCAGATCCCACAATATAAGGAGATGAACGCTGGCATGACCCTCGAGGGCTTCCAGTTCATCTTCTGGTGGGAGTGGAGCCACCGGCTGCTCGGGCGGGTGATCGGCCTCGTGTTCGCCCTGCCGCTTCTGTTCTTCTGGGTGCGCGGCTGGATCCCGAAGGGCCTCGGCCTCCCGCTCGTCGGCCTCCTCGCCCTCGGCGGCCTGCAAGGCTTCGTCGGCTGGTGGATGGTCGCCTCGGGCCTCGTCGATCGGGTCGAGGTCAGCCAATACCGCCTCGCGATCCACCTGACGCTCGCCTGCTTCATTCTGGTCGCCACGCTTTGGGTGGCGACAGGGCTTCGGCCGGTCGGCGACGTCCGCGCGGCGTCGAGCCCGGCCCGCCTGCGCCGGCTCGCGCGCTTCGTCGTCGCCGGTGTGCTCCTGCAGATTTTTCTCGGCGGCCTCGTCGCCGGCCTGCGCGCCGGATGGACCTTCAACACCTGGCCGCTGATCGATGGCGGGCTGGTGCCGGGCAACCTGTTCGTTCAGGCGCCGTGGTGGGCGAACCTGTTCGAAAATCCGCTCACGGTGCAGTTCGACCACCGCATGATCGCCTATGCCCTCGTCGTGGTGATCGTGGTGCAGGCTTATCTGTCGCGCGGCACCGGCGCGGCGCGCGGCGCCGTCGCACTCTTGTTCCTGGCGCTCGCCCAGGCGACGCTCGGCGTGCTCGCCCTCATCCACATGGTGCCGCTCGATCTCGGGCTCGCCCATCAGCTCGGCGCCGCGATCCTGCTCTCGGCCGCGACGGTGCACGCCCGCTCGCTGACGCCGCCGATCGGGGCCACCGCACGCGCTTGACCGGAGCGCGTCCCGGAACCGCGCACCGGCCCCGGGACGCCGTCGGCTCAGATCTGGTCGAGCGCCTGCGAGAGGTCGCCGATGATGTCGGCGACGTCCTCGATGCCGACCGACAGACGCACCACTTCCGGGCCGGCGCCGGCCGACGTCTTCTGAGCGTCGGTGAGCTGGCGGTGGGTGGTCGAGGCCGGGTGAATGATCAGGGACCGCGTGTCGCCGATGTTGGCGAGGTGCGAGAACAGCTTCACCGACGAGACGAGCTTCACGCCGGCATCGAAGCCGTCCTTCAGCCCGAACGTCATCACCGCACCGGCCCCGCGCGGCGAATATTTCTGCGCCAGTGCGTGGGTCGGGTCGGACGGCAGGCCGGCATAGGCGACCCACGCGACCTTCGGATGGCTTTGGAGGAAGGTCGCGACCGCCTTGGCGTTGTCGGAGTGGCGCTGCATGCGCAAGGGCAGCGTCTCGATGCCGGTCGCGATCAGGAAGGCGTTGAAGGGCGACAAGGCCGGCCCGAGGTCGCGCAGGCCGAGCACGCGGGCGGCGATGGCGAAGGCGAAATTGCCGAACGCCTGATGCAGGACCATGCCGCCATAATCCGGGCGCGGCTGGCTGAGCGCGGGGAAGCGGTCGTCCGCCGACCAATCGAACGAGCCGCCGTCGACGATCAGGCCGCCGATCGAGTTGCCGTGGCCGCCGAGGAACTTGGTCGCCGAGTGGACGACGATGTCCGCGCCGTGGTCGAACGGCCGCACCAGGTAGGGCGTCGCCAGGGTGTTGTCGACGATGAGCGGCACGCGGGCCTTGCGGGCGATCGCCGCGATCGCCTCGAGATCGGTCATCGAACCCGACGGGTTCGCCAGCGATTCGACGAAGATCGCCTTGGTGCGGTCGCTGATGGCGCGTTCGAAGGAGGCGATGTCGCCCGCTTCCGCCCATTGCACGGTCCAGCCGAAGCGCTTGAACGAGTGATTGAACTGGTTGATCGAGCCGCCATAGAGCTGGCGGGCGGCGACGAACTCGTCCCCCGGCTGCATCAGGGTGTGGAAGACGAGGAGCTGGGCGGCGTGGCCCGACGCGACGGCGAGCGCCGCGGTGCCGCCTTCGAGGGCGGCGATGCGCTCTTCGAGCACCGCGCAGGTCGGGTTGCCGATGCGGGTGTAGATGTTGCCGAACGCCTGGAGCCCGAACAGCGAGGCGGCGTGATCGACATCGTCAAACACGAACGAGGTGGTCTGGTAGATCGGCGTCGCCCGCGCCTTGGTGGCGGGATCCGGCTGCGCGCCGGCATGCACCGCAAGGGTCGCGAAGCCCGGGGCGTGCTCGGCCGGCGTTTCGTTCTCGCTCATGATTTTCCTCCGTCTTTTTTCCGAATCCGCGCGGCACTGTCGTGCAACGGGGCGTTCAGGTCAAAGGCGGATCGGCGGTCGCCTCACGGGGCCGACGGCGCGGCGGTGCGGCCCGAGCCGAGCGTCGCCCGGCCGCGATCGGTGAGCAGGGCGGCGAGAAAGAGAGCGAAAGCCTCGTCGAACACCGCCCGCGGTGTCCGTTCCGTGCGGGCGAGCGAGGCCGGGGTGTGCAGGCCCTTGATGGTTTCGAGCCAGAACTCGACCGCGAACGGGATGTCGATGTCGTCGCGAACCAGCCCGGCGGTGACGCCGCCACGCAGCACCTCGCCGATGACGAGGGGGATGTTGCGCGCCTTGAGGGCGTCGATGGCAGCGACGATCTGCGGGGCGTGGCGGGCGAGGTCGTCGACGAGCGGCGGCGTGAGAAGCCCGAGATAGGTGCTGACGATCGCGAGCACCCCTTCGAGCCGCCCGGCGAAATCCCGGTTCGGATCGGCGAGCACCTCGCCGACGCGGCGGCGGATGGTCCGCCCGGTCGCCTCGACGAGGGCGCCGATCAGCGCTTCCTTCGAGGGGAAGTGCGCATAGATCGTCTTCTTGCTCATACCGAGCGCGGCGGCGAGCCCGTCCATCGTGAGCCCGCTATAGAGCCGGTCGGCGAAGATCAGGCGGGCCGCGGCGAGGATGCGACCGGACGGCCCGTCGTCGAGATCGACCGGGGAAGCACGGTGCCGGTAGACGGCATGAAACCTACCCCCTGAGGCGATGGCGGCGCGGTCAGGCGACGGCGGCCGGCGACACGACACGGCCGAGGTAGCGAGCGAGGTCGGGGGCGTCAAGCGACGCGCCACGGGCGGCGACGACCTGATCGGGACGCACCAGAACCCAGCCACCCCGCGCCATCTCGTAGCGTCGTGCCACCGTGCCCGCGGGATCGCGGGCCGCGTCGAGGCGGAGGATCCGGAGATCGGCGCCCTCGCGCGCCGCGAGCGCAGCGGGAAGCGGCGCCTCGCCGAACACCAGAAGGGTGTGGCGCGGCACGCAGAGGAGCGGCCACAGCGAGCCGGCGCCGCCTTGATCGTCGAGAAGCGGCGCGTCGAGAGCCCGGCCGCCGACGTCGCCGCGCCCGGCTCGCCGGGGGGCGCCGCCGCCCAGCGCAACGAGCGGGCCGTCGCGATAGACCACCTCCGTCTCCGACAACTCGACCTGGAGCTTGCGCTGCACGACGGGCAGGTTGCCGAAGATCGACACCGCGATGTCCTTGGCGACCCGGGTGAGGCCACCGCCCGAGAAGGCGAGGTGCAGCTTCTGTGAAGCGCCGTCGACGACGTCGCGGGCGACCGGCCGCCGTTCCGCGCCGTAGCTCGCGAGCAGCATCTCGGCGTCGCCGGTGCCCTTGAGCACCGCCGCGAGCTTCCAGCCGAGATTGACGGCGTCCTGAATGCCCGTGTTCATGCCCTGGCCACCGGCGGGGCTGTGGATGTGGGCGGCATCGCCCGCGAGGAAGACGCGGCCCTCGCGATAATTCTGCGCGAGCCTGGCGTTGATGCGGAAGGCCGAGAGCCAGGTCGCCTCGGTGATGTGCAGTCCGCGCGGCCCGTGGCGGTCGAGGTGGCGCTGCAATTCGGCGATGTCGGGGGGCGCGTCGCCGGCGCCCTCGGCGCGCACCGCGAAGATGCGCCAGAGATCGTCGCCGAAGGGGAACAGTGCGATCGTGCTGCCCTGGTGCCACCACAGATAGATCGAGCGGTGGTCGAGGGGCGGATCGGAAAAGCGCACGTCGCCGAGGAGATAGGTCGCCGGCTCGGTGAAGCCCTCGAAGGGAATGGCGAGGGCGTGGCGTACCGCGCTGCGCGCGCCGTCGCAGCCGACCAGATAGGCGGACCGCACGATCTCCTCGCTGCCGTCCGGCCGCTTCACGGTCGCCGTGACCCCGGTGGCGTCCTGGGCGAGCGTGGCGAACTCGACTTCGCGCTCGATCGTGGTGCCGAGCGCGGCGAGGCGGGCGGTGAGGATTTCCTCGGTGCGCGACTGCGCGAGCAGCAGCGGGAAGGGGAACGGGCTGTCGATGCCGTCGCCGACCGCGAGGCGGGCGAGCTCGCGGTCGCCATCGCCGATCACGAGGGCGTTGAGGCGCGCGCCCGCCTCGAGGAAGGTGTCGACCACACCCATGCCCCGCAGCGCTTCGAGGCTGGCGCTCCACAAGGCGAGCGCCTTCGAGACGGGCGCCGGATGGGCGGCGCGGTCGATGATGCGGACGCTCGCGCCGTGCAGGCGGAGCGTGATCGCGAGCGACAGCCCGGTCGGGCCGGCGCCGACGACGAGAACGTCGGGATGCCCCGGCGCGGCGGCGTGTTCGGCAACGGACATGCTTTCCCTCCCTCGGGCCGCGCGGCGGTGCCTGCCGCGGCGGCGAACGGGGCGGACGATGTCACAGGCCTTCGGAAACTGAAATAGCTCTGAAAGTTTCCTGCAGGGCCGCGCCGATCCGGCGACCCTGTCGGCTTACTCGACGGCGATCATCACGTCGGACGCCTTGATGACGGCCGCCGCCGCGCCGCCGACCGCAAGGCCGAGATCGTCCACGGCCTCGTTGGTGATCGAGGCGGTGACGATCGAGCCGCCGATGTCGAGGCGGACGTGGGAGGTGGTGGCGCCCTTGGTGATCTCGACGATGGTCCCCTTGAGGACGTTGCGCGCGCTGATCTTCATGAGGTCGGCTCCGTTTCGATATGTTCGGATGGGAATATCGCATCCGCAGCCGTCTCGCCAGCACGTCCGCCCGGCGCGGTGAAGCGGCGTGGTCGGAGCCGCCCCCTCAGAGTCCGAGCCGGCCGTATTCGATTGCGGGGCAGCGGTTCTGGATGATTGTGAGGCCGGCCGCTTCGGCACGGGCCGCGGCCGCATCGTCGCGCACGCCGAGTTGCAGCCAGATCGCCTTCGGCCGGGTCGGCAGCGCCAGCGCTTCGTCGACGAGGCCGGCGACGGCCGCCGAGTCGCGGAAGACGTCGACGAGATCGACCGCCACCGGCACGTCCGACAGCCGCGCATAGACCGTCTCGTCGTGGATGGTCTTGCCCGCCTGACCCGGATTGATCGGGATCACCTTGTGGCCGCGTGACATCAGGAAGGCCATCACGCCGTAGGAGGGCCGGGCCACATTAGGGCTCGCGCCGACGAGGGCGATCGTCTTCGCCTCGCCGAGCACGCGTGTGATGAGGTCGTCGGAATAGGCGTCGGGGCGGTCCGGATCGGCAACCATCGCACACGCTCTCCATCGAGGAACGCCGCGCAATCGCGCGCGGCGGGGCCTTCGATGTGGTCGCGGCCGGGCGCGGGCGCAAGCGGCTCGGGGCGCCGGCGGCCCGCCTCACTGGTCGCCGGAGGCCTCTTCGCCGATGCCCTTGGCGATGCGGTCGGAGAACGGCGCGATGACCTCGCGGTTGCCCGGCAGCGGCCGGGATTCCTCGGCGGAGGCGGCCTGCTCCTTGACCTGGGCGATCAGGGCGTCCTTCTCCGCCTGGCTCAGGCCCGGCGTCTTGTCGATGTCGTGGACCGCCTCCTCGATCTTCTTCGGATCGACGAGATCGTCATCCCAATCGTAGGCGATGAGGATGCTGTTCGCGACCTTGGTCCACTCGTCGAGGTCCTTGAAGCCGTGCTTGGCGATGACCGCGTCGATCTTCGCCTTCGCCTCCGGGTGGCTCGCCCAGGCGCCGAACACCGCCGCCGGGTCGGGCGCATCCTCGTCGATGCCGTATTGATCGGTGAAGTCCGAGGCGAGCGCGCTCATCTCCGGCCACGAATCGATCAGCCGCTGCACCAGGTCGGTGGTGAGCGGAACCTGATCGGTCGTGGTGTTCGAGAGCTCCGGAATGTTCGGCGGCATCCCATCCGCGCCGCCCGCGTCGGTGCCGCCCTGCTCGGCCGCCGCCGGGTCGGGCGATCCCGGAACGGGGACGGTGGGGGAGGGTGCCGTCAGTTCGGCCCCGGGCGTCGTCTTGGTCCCGGCGGCGGGCGCCGCGGTCTGGGCGAGCGCCGGTGCCGCAAGGATGAGGGCGGCGGCCGCGAGAGGGAGGCGGAAGAGGGTCTGGGGCATCGGGCAGGCTCCGCGAAGGCTGGCGCATCATGGCGGCGAATCGTGGCGGCCGCACGAGCCTCCCCCGCTTTCCGGGAGGAAGGGAGGAAAAAATCCGGTCCGTAGCCCCCGAAAATTTGTGGTATTATCATACCGAAAACATAAGTAACTGTTTTTGCATGCGTTTTTAAATCGAGCCAACAAATTCGCGCTTGACGCGCCGGCGGCGACCCCCTAAAGGAACCGCGGCTGCGGCGTCGAGAGGCGCCGCGCGCCGTTTGTGGGCCCGAGCCACCGGATGCGTCCGGGAGCAGGCTCCGAGCGGCGAGGCGGCCCGGCGAAGCGGATTTCCTCCCAGCGTCGCGGCCGCGCACAACCCGATCTCAGACGGAAACGAGCACGATGAAGACCTATACGGCGAAGCCCGCAGAGGTCGAGAAGAACTGGATCCTGATCGACGCCGAGGGCCTCGTCGTCGGCCGGCTTGCTTCGCTCATCGCCATGCGCCTGCGTGGCAAGCACAAGCCGACCTTCACGCCCCACGTCGATTGCGGTGACAACGTCGTTGTTGTCAACGCGGACAAGGTGGTTCTGACCGGCCGCAAATATACCGACAAGCGCTACTACTGGCACACCGGCTTTATCGGCGGGATCAAGGAGCGCTCTCCGCGCCAGATCCTCGAGGGCCGTTTCCCCGAGCGCGTCGTCGAACTCGCCGTGAAGCGCATGATGCCGGGCGGCCCGCTGACCCGTCAGCAGCTCCGCAATCTGCGCGTCTATGCCGGCGCTGAGCATCCTCATGAGGCGCAGCAGCCGACCAAGCTCGATGTCGCCGCGCTCAATTCCAAGAACAAGCGGGCGGATTGATCACCATGGCTGAACTCCAGACCCTGAATCAGCTGGGCTCCGCTCTCGGTGCCGAGCGCGACGTGCCGGAAGCTCCGGTCCACGTCCAGAAGCTCGACGCCCTGGGCCGCGCCTACGCGACCGGCAAGCGCAAGGACGCCGTCGCCCGCGTGTGGGTGACCCGCGGCACCGGCAAGATCGTCGTCAACGAGAAGGACTTCGCGGTCTATTTCGCGCGTCCGGTTCTGCAGATGACGATCCGCCAGCCGATCTCGGTGGCGGGCCGCGAGAACCAGTACGACATCCACGCCACGGTTTCGGGCGGCGGTCTGTCGGGCCAGGCGGGAGCGCTGCGCCACGGCATCTCCAAGGCGCTCACCTATTACGAGCCGGAGC includes:
- a CDS encoding DUF2842 domain-containing protein produces the protein MIAPRLRKLIGTVVLVAFVTVYSLTVMAIGAPIMAVHGHGIGMVFYAVAGLVWTIPAGAVIWWMERKPKT
- a CDS encoding FAD-dependent monooxygenase, translating into MSVAEHAAAPGHPDVLVVGAGPTGLSLAITLRLHGASVRIIDRAAHPAPVSKALALWSASLEALRGMGVVDTFLEAGARLNALVIGDGDRELARLAVGDGIDSPFPFPLLLAQSRTEEILTARLAALGTTIEREVEFATLAQDATGVTATVKRPDGSEEIVRSAYLVGCDGARSAVRHALAIPFEGFTEPATYLLGDVRFSDPPLDHRSIYLWWHQGSTIALFPFGDDLWRIFAVRAEGAGDAPPDIAELQRHLDRHGPRGLHITEATWLSAFRINARLAQNYREGRVFLAGDAAHIHSPAGGQGMNTGIQDAVNLGWKLAAVLKGTGDAEMLLASYGAERRPVARDVVDGASQKLHLAFSGGGLTRVAKDIAVSIFGNLPVVQRKLQVELSETEVVYRDGPLVALGGGAPRRAGRGDVGGRALDAPLLDDQGGAGSLWPLLCVPRHTLLVFGEAPLPAALAAREGADLRILRLDAARDPAGTVARRYEMARGGWVLVRPDQVVAARGASLDAPDLARYLGRVVSPAAVA
- the rplM gene encoding 50S ribosomal protein L13, with the translated sequence MKTYTAKPAEVEKNWILIDAEGLVVGRLASLIAMRLRGKHKPTFTPHVDCGDNVVVVNADKVVLTGRKYTDKRYYWHTGFIGGIKERSPRQILEGRFPERVVELAVKRMMPGGPLTRQQLRNLRVYAGAEHPHEAQQPTKLDVAALNSKNKRAD
- a CDS encoding CoA-binding protein; protein product: MVADPDRPDAYSDDLITRVLGEAKTIALVGASPNVARPSYGVMAFLMSRGHKVIPINPGQAGKTIHDETVYARLSDVPVAVDLVDVFRDSAAVAGLVDEALALPTRPKAIWLQLGVRDDAAAARAEAAGLTIIQNRCPAIEYGRLGL
- a CDS encoding TOBE domain-containing protein, which translates into the protein MKISARNVLKGTIVEITKGATTSHVRLDIGGSIVTASITNEAVDDLGLAVGGAAAAVIKASDVMIAVE
- a CDS encoding ubiquinol-cytochrome C chaperone family protein translates to MIFKLFRRNEPEPFALYGAIVAQARQPTFYTSFAVPDTLDGRFDMVVLHIVLICRRLRGPGGADETGSQALFDLFMRDMDRSLREMGVGDTAVPKRIKKMIAAFYGRLSAYVAALDSGDLDDLAAAIARNIFPDAERPGESAALAAYAAAAAHALEASDDAAIADGRIAFPALDPFLPGPEPR
- the rpsI gene encoding 30S ribosomal protein S9, which gives rise to MAELQTLNQLGSALGAERDVPEAPVHVQKLDALGRAYATGKRKDAVARVWVTRGTGKIVVNEKDFAVYFARPVLQMTIRQPISVAGRENQYDIHATVSGGGLSGQAGALRHGISKALTYYEPELRSVLKKGGFLTRDSRTVERKKYGRAKARRSFQFSKR
- a CDS encoding COX15/CtaA family protein, producing the protein MTITTPRTTPSHAASAAAAASLNPTTLARRRAAIRTWLVAVAIMIIAMIVVGGATRLTESGLSITEWKPIHGVLPPLNAAEWQEEFLKYQQIPQYKEMNAGMTLEGFQFIFWWEWSHRLLGRVIGLVFALPLLFFWVRGWIPKGLGLPLVGLLALGGLQGFVGWWMVASGLVDRVEVSQYRLAIHLTLACFILVATLWVATGLRPVGDVRAASSPARLRRLARFVVAGVLLQIFLGGLVAGLRAGWTFNTWPLIDGGLVPGNLFVQAPWWANLFENPLTVQFDHRMIAYALVVVIVVQAYLSRGTGAARGAVALLFLALAQATLGVLALIHMVPLDLGLAHQLGAAILLSAATVHARSLTPPIGATARA
- a CDS encoding O-acetylhomoserine aminocarboxypropyltransferase, which gives rise to MSENETPAEHAPGFATLAVHAGAQPDPATKARATPIYQTTSFVFDDVDHAASLFGLQAFGNIYTRIGNPTCAVLEERIAALEGGTAALAVASGHAAQLLVFHTLMQPGDEFVAARQLYGGSINQFNHSFKRFGWTVQWAEAGDIASFERAISDRTKAIFVESLANPSGSMTDLEAIAAIARKARVPLIVDNTLATPYLVRPFDHGADIVVHSATKFLGGHGNSIGGLIVDGGSFDWSADDRFPALSQPRPDYGGMVLHQAFGNFAFAIAARVLGLRDLGPALSPFNAFLIATGIETLPLRMQRHSDNAKAVATFLQSHPKVAWVAYAGLPSDPTHALAQKYSPRGAGAVMTFGLKDGFDAGVKLVSSVKLFSHLANIGDTRSLIIHPASTTHRQLTDAQKTSAGAGPEVVRLSVGIEDVADIIGDLSQALDQI
- a CDS encoding outer membrane protein assembly factor BamE, producing MSSAGARLRRSGAAGLIAVLVGAGLLAGCGTSETLTHGYVITPDALAQVPIGASREQVLLALGTPSTTSTVGNGVFYYITQTTRRQMAFMMPKVIDQRVVAIYFDEQGHVKQIADYGLKDGKVFDFYAQKTPTGGADFGFIGQVIHGSSTIGPSIGK
- a CDS encoding TetR/AcrR family transcriptional regulator; translation: MTPPTSLATSAVSCRRPPSPDRAAIASGGRFHAVYRHRASPVDLDDGPSGRILAAARLIFADRLYSGLTMDGLAAALGMSKKTIYAHFPSKEALIGALVEATGRTIRRRVGEVLADPNRDFAGRLEGVLAIVSTYLGLLTPPLVDDLARHAPQIVAAIDALKARNIPLVIGEVLRGGVTAGLVRDDIDIPFAVEFWLETIKGLHTPASLARTERTPRAVFDEAFALFLAALLTDRGRATLGSGRTAAPSAP